The following is a genomic window from Rhodothermia bacterium.
GTCTTCCAATTTGCCGTCAAAAACTATACGCAAGGATTTGAATACATCTGGAACGAACTCTTTGTAACGGTGTCTGAAAAAAGTGATTGGAATTTGGCACGAGAAATTATGATGACCTTGGCCCAAGAATCATCGTTTATCGTAGAACATCAAGTAAAATCCCAATTAAAAACCATGACCCAAGAGTATTTGGTTTATTACAGCACCCTAACCCCATTTGTTTATGTTTCTACAAACGAACGCGGGATACAACTAACACTCCGCTACCTTTGCAAGGTTCGAAACCGCCGTGGCAGCGAACATGCCATTATGCTTAGAATCTTGGAAGAATTTGCCAAGAACCCATCCATCGAGATGGTATTTTTTAAATAATCAAAACCCTTAAACCACACACATATGGGATTTTTTGATCGCTTCAAAAAACGGGACAACGACAACTTAGAACAAGGTTTAGAAAAAACCAGAACCTCCTTCCTTGGCAAACTGAACACCATGATTCGTGGTAAAGACAAGGTGGACGAAGAGGTATTAGACGAATTGGAAGGGATTCTCGTGACCAGCGACGTTGGTGTAAAAACCACGATCGAGATTATTCAAAAAATTGAAGAACGGGTGGCGCGTGACAAATACGTTAATACCGCCGACCTGAACGGCATTATCCGTTCCGAGGTGGCCAATCTCTTACTTGGCTCCTCCGCAAATCGCCCTGCCGAGTTCGGAGCGCCACTTCCCAACAAACCACATGTGATTATGGTGGTGGGTGTAAATGGTGTTGGCAAAACCACCTCCATCGGAAAAATGGCCTATCGGTACAAAGAAGCCGGAAAACAAGTGGTCTTGGGCGCAGCAGATACCTTTCGCGCAGCCGCAACCGAGCAACTTGCCATTTGGGCAGACCGCGTGGGCGTTCCGATCATCAAGCAAGGGCAAGGCGCTGATCCCGCAGCAGTGGCCTTCGATACCTTAGCCGCAGCAAAAAAACTCGGTGCAGACGTGGTTTTGATTGATACTGCTGGACGACTCCACAACAAAGGCGGACTTATGGACGAGCTTGCCAAAGTGAAGCGGGTGATGGATCGGCAAATTCTGGGCGCTCCACACGAAGTCTTGCTGGTTCTGGATGCTTCCGTTGGGCAAAATGCCTTACGTCAGGCAGAGGAATTCACCAAAAGTGTGGATGTAACAGGGCTGGTACTCACCAAATTGGACGGAACTGCAAAAGGTGGAATTGTCATTTGCATTTCAAATGAGTTTAATGTACCCGTAAAGTACATCGGTGTCGGAGAGAAAATGGAAGACCTACAGGTATTTGATAAAAGCAGTTTTGTCGAAAAGATTTTTGTCTAAAAACCTAAAGGCCCATTCAGTAGGTTAAATTGACGGCTCGTCTTTCGGTAAAAACCGTTCTGCCACAGAAAGGATACAATCCGCGAAAAAAATTGTATTTTCCATATAGTTACCAATCAGTGCCTTCCGAATCTTTTTTGGTGGAATCATGAACAGAAATTTTTTGATCCGTAACACAGTTTTGTTGGTGCTTCTCAAGGTTGCACTCAGCGCATCTGTTTATGCCCAAAGTGTTCCAGAATTTGACGTGGACTATGTGAGTACCCGCAATAGCCGCAATAACGACCGTACCCGCGTGGATTTTTTTACCAAAATTGCGCTTAACCAACTAAAATTTATTAGCCGAGGTGGGCAATTTATTGCCTTTTATGAGGTGACAACCGAAGTTTTTGAAACTAATGGCAAAGGCCAAGCCTCTCGAAAAGTTCTGAGCGCCAACTGGGAACGCACCGTCTCCATTAAAAACTACTCAGAAACGCAAAGTGACCAGATCTTTGACCTCGCCACCAACTCGGTCGAAATCCAGCCTGGAAATTTAATAGGTCAAGTAACCATCGAAGACAAAAATTCCGGAAAAACCTTTACTCGGGAGTTTTCCTTATTGGTTCGTAGTTTTACGAATGAGAACAAGCCCATCACCATGAGCGACTTATCCTTGGTGGATGACTATAGCCCAAACCGAACCTCTTTTACACCTAACATTTCCAATACCCTTGGCAGCGACCGTACCGAAGCTGTTTTCTATTTTGACGTTTTTGCCAAAGAAGCGGCTTCATTAACCGTATCGTATAGCGTACAACAACTCAAAAACTCAACCAAGCGTCCCTCGGTACGAAACCTTTTGAATTTCCGTCCAGATGGATCTAATTTAGAAACCGTTGGGATCGCAAATTGGAGTTCCAAGCCTCTCCGCGTTAAGACCGGAGAAAATGCAGGTGTGGTTTCCATCCCCCTAAAAGACCTAAAAGCAGGTGGTTATCAAGTAAATATTTTGTTGAAAAACGAAAAAGGGGAGACCTACGATGCAGCCGCTAAAGTCTTTAATATTCAATGGATGGGCTTAGACCAACAAGTCAATGATATCGAACGGGCCATCTCCCAACTTCGCTACATCGCCAAAGAAAATGAGATTGCTCAAATCCGTGGACAAGCCAACCAAGCCAAACGAGCAGAAATGTTTGCGGAATTTTGGCGTAAGCGTGACCCAACCCCCGGAACCAAGCGGAACGAGGCAATGGAAGAATATTATTATCGCATTTTCCATGTAAACCGAAACTTCGGACGCTTTAGCGACGGTTGGCAAACAGACCAAGGTGAAGTCTATATCCGATTTGGAGAACCCACCTTTGTTCAAAAACACCCCTACAATTTCGGAACCACCCAAGCCTATGAAGTCTGGTATTACGAGAATATAGGAAAAAAATTTATTTTTATAGACAAAACTGGTTTGGGTGACTACAAACTACTAAGACCTATCTGGGATGAGCGAAACCGAATGTAATAATGGCTGAGTTGCATTTCTGTTTTGTTTTTGCCCATTTCGGAATAAGGGTGCTGGTGTTCCTGTTGAACACGAGTGCCCTTTTTAATTTTCTGTGATGCGTAATAACGTCCCTAAAAACAGCACATTAAACGCCCAACAGCGATCAAACGAAAAGAAGTTAGAACACATCAAAAAAGAAACAAAAGCGAACATCCTTTTATCCTTGTCAACAAAAGATTATCTTCTGTTGAAGTTTTCAAGTTGTTCCTTCATTAACTTACCTCAACTAATCCTTTATTATATGTTACGTGTAAAACTTATGCGGAGCATGGTGGTTTTTTCCGTCATGGCCATCTTTTTTACAACTCCGATTTCCTTTGCCCAAAACGCTCCCAAACCGATTGACAAAAACACCATTAGACTGAATATCCTACAAATTAATGATGTTTATGAATTGGCTCCGATTAGTGGGTTTGGCGGTTTGGCGCGCGTTTCTGGTTTAAAAAAGCAGCTCCGCTCCTTAAATGGCAATACCCTGCTTATGATTGCCGGGGATTTCTTCAGCCCTTCGGCCCTCGGCACAGCGAAAGTGAACGACGAACGTTTGATGGGTAAACAAATTGTGGCCACTTTTAACACCATTGGTTTGGATTATGCCACCTTTGGAAACCATGAGTTTGACATCACAGAAGAACAATTCAAAGCCCGAATGTCTGAATCTAAATTCAACTGGGTTTCCTCTAATGTGACCGATAAAAACATGCAACCCTTCCCCAAAGTGCCCACCTCACAAATTGTTCGGATACAAAATCAGTACGGACGTGTAATGAAATTGGGCATTTTGGGTGTCACCATTGATAGTAACAAAAAGCCCTATGTGGCCTATCAAGACTATATGGAAAAGGCACGCGAACAAGTTGAATTATTACGCCCACAAGTGGATGTTTTGGTTGCACTTACCCACCTTGACATTTCGGATGACATTCGGCTTGCAGAGGCGCTCCCAGAAATTGACCTCATCATGGGCGGCCACGAACACGAGAACATTCTTGTGCGTCGTGGTGCAGACCTCACCCCCATTGCCAAAGCCGATGCCAATGCCCGCTCCGCTTATATCCACCGCATTACCTTTAATCGGGCAACCAAAAAACTCTCGCTCAGCCATGAACTAAGAATCTTAGACGGCACGGTTCCGAGTGATCCCGCAACCGAAAGAGAAGTGAACAAGTGGATTGAAGCAGGTTTTGCTGGTTTTAGGGCGGAAGGGTTTGAACCACAACGCACCGTGGTCACAACAACCGAAGCCTTAGACGGAAGAGAGGTTGCTGTTCGTAATTATCCAGGACTAATGGGAACCCGCATTGCAGATGCCATGCGTGCCGTCGTGCCTAATGCAGATTGCGCTCTGCTAAACGGTGGTTCTATCCGTATTGATGATGTGGTGAATCCGGGGCCATTGGTAGAATATGACATCATTCGGATCCTGCCCT
Proteins encoded in this region:
- the ftsY gene encoding signal recognition particle-docking protein FtsY, translated to MGFFDRFKKRDNDNLEQGLEKTRTSFLGKLNTMIRGKDKVDEEVLDELEGILVTSDVGVKTTIEIIQKIEERVARDKYVNTADLNGIIRSEVANLLLGSSANRPAEFGAPLPNKPHVIMVVGVNGVGKTTSIGKMAYRYKEAGKQVVLGAADTFRAAATEQLAIWADRVGVPIIKQGQGADPAAVAFDTLAAAKKLGADVVLIDTAGRLHNKGGLMDELAKVKRVMDRQILGAPHEVLLVLDASVGQNALRQAEEFTKSVDVTGLVLTKLDGTAKGGIVICISNEFNVPVKYIGVGEKMEDLQVFDKSSFVEKIFV
- a CDS encoding GWxTD domain-containing protein, with translation MNRNFLIRNTVLLVLLKVALSASVYAQSVPEFDVDYVSTRNSRNNDRTRVDFFTKIALNQLKFISRGGQFIAFYEVTTEVFETNGKGQASRKVLSANWERTVSIKNYSETQSDQIFDLATNSVEIQPGNLIGQVTIEDKNSGKTFTREFSLLVRSFTNENKPITMSDLSLVDDYSPNRTSFTPNISNTLGSDRTEAVFYFDVFAKEAASLTVSYSVQQLKNSTKRPSVRNLLNFRPDGSNLETVGIANWSSKPLRVKTGENAGVVSIPLKDLKAGGYQVNILLKNEKGETYDAAAKVFNIQWMGLDQQVNDIERAISQLRYIAKENEIAQIRGQANQAKRAEMFAEFWRKRDPTPGTKRNEAMEEYYYRIFHVNRNFGRFSDGWQTDQGEVYIRFGEPTFVQKHPYNFGTTQAYEVWYYENIGKKFIFIDKTGLGDYKLLRPIWDERNRM
- a CDS encoding bifunctional metallophosphatase/5'-nucleotidase, translated to MLRVKLMRSMVVFSVMAIFFTTPISFAQNAPKPIDKNTIRLNILQINDVYELAPISGFGGLARVSGLKKQLRSLNGNTLLMIAGDFFSPSALGTAKVNDERLMGKQIVATFNTIGLDYATFGNHEFDITEEQFKARMSESKFNWVSSNVTDKNMQPFPKVPTSQIVRIQNQYGRVMKLGILGVTIDSNKKPYVAYQDYMEKAREQVELLRPQVDVLVALTHLDISDDIRLAEALPEIDLIMGGHEHENILVRRGADLTPIAKADANARSAYIHRITFNRATKKLSLSHELRILDGTVPSDPATEREVNKWIEAGFAGFRAEGFEPQRTVVTTTEALDGREVAVRNYPGLMGTRIADAMRAVVPNADCALLNGGSIRIDDVVNPGPLVEYDIIRILPFGGQVHSNTMKGSLLKKVLLQGVANKGKGGFLHHSGITMNGDQWMINGSPLDENKTYTVAMSDFLVSGRETGLDYLKEGNPDLKIGSKHGDIRLALIAELKRIYGTK